In a single window of the Phycisphaerae bacterium genome:
- a CDS encoding aminotransferase class IV produces the protein MRIRSVQAAVNLPVEAVLARVAARRRPVVLDSVGTRAPEGRFTIAAFDPVMTVEWGLHGVTRAAVLELAGQLGIPAEEWPRTIRDLRQADGVFLTNAIMEVIPVTRVERKAIAGERPGPLTQRPAWAYRELVLSTAADC, from the coding sequence GTGAGGATCCGAAGTGTCCAAGCCGCGGTGAATCTGCCGGTCGAAGCGGTCCTGGCCCGTGTGGCCGCCCGCCGCCGGCCGGTCGTGCTGGACAGCGTCGGTACGCGGGCCCCGGAGGGACGTTTCACGATCGCGGCGTTCGACCCGGTCATGACGGTGGAATGGGGGTTACATGGCGTTACCCGGGCAGCCGTTCTGGAGCTGGCCGGGCAATTGGGCATTCCGGCTGAGGAGTGGCCCCGCACCATCAGGGATTTGCGACAAGCGGACGGAGTCTTCCTGACGAATGCGATCATGGAGGTGATACCGGTCACCCGGGTGGAGCGGAAAGCCATCGCCGGGGAGAGGCCCGGTCCGCTGACGCAGCGGCCAGCCTGGGCCTACCGGGAGCTCGTTCTTTCGACCGCCGCGGACTGTTGA
- a CDS encoding SH3 domain-containing protein → MNACRQQVAWTCWIVLSAFATAAWAQATTQPAAEVKPAAETAPPATKPAAETTAGESKTGRVRGNDVYVRSGYDASYYPVTKLNRGDEVTVLGSVFGWLEIMPPAGTYSLVEKTRVDRPTADDQVGVLNDTAQVFAGSNLNDRKYAKQIKLVKGDRVKIIGESADGGFYKIEPPPGATLWIKGDLVDRTGRLDDEVATRPAKIETVRPGELAGEKATTGKVTLDGGQPRLEKPRPTTAPAEPETGVGKYQMEITAIEAEIAAETVKPVDQRRYEPIIKKIQPLADQSEDLTAQTYGKYRITQLQRMIELVAAVREMRELKDRALTDAERIARERAKITVKPAPPPDEIAVRGEIRVSGLYDGSSNRPKRWRVVDPKTDRTLAYIEVPAGSPIDPVHYYGKYVGIRASEQRFLQNTLPPVPVFVVREITVQDPAAAPTRSTVMPVPSTSEPTRTTMRPTTGAAK, encoded by the coding sequence ATGAACGCTTGTCGACAGCAGGTTGCATGGACGTGCTGGATCGTACTGTCTGCATTCGCGACCGCCGCGTGGGCTCAGGCGACGACCCAGCCTGCGGCCGAGGTCAAGCCTGCGGCCGAGACCGCTCCGCCGGCCACGAAACCCGCGGCCGAAACAACCGCCGGTGAATCCAAGACCGGCCGCGTGCGGGGCAACGACGTCTACGTCCGCAGCGGGTATGACGCAAGCTACTACCCGGTCACCAAGCTGAATCGCGGAGACGAGGTCACTGTCTTGGGCTCGGTTTTCGGATGGCTGGAGATTATGCCACCTGCTGGAACCTACAGCCTTGTCGAGAAGACCCGCGTCGATCGCCCGACCGCAGACGATCAGGTCGGCGTGCTGAACGATACCGCTCAGGTCTTCGCGGGCAGCAATCTCAACGACCGCAAGTACGCCAAGCAGATCAAGCTCGTCAAGGGCGACCGGGTGAAGATCATCGGCGAGAGCGCCGACGGCGGTTTCTACAAGATCGAGCCGCCGCCGGGCGCCACCCTGTGGATCAAGGGCGATCTGGTCGACCGCACCGGCCGGCTGGACGACGAGGTGGCTACCAGGCCCGCCAAGATCGAAACCGTCCGGCCGGGCGAACTGGCCGGCGAAAAAGCAACAACCGGTAAGGTGACGCTCGACGGCGGCCAGCCCCGGCTCGAGAAGCCAAGACCCACGACGGCTCCCGCGGAGCCTGAAACCGGTGTGGGGAAGTACCAGATGGAAATCACGGCCATCGAGGCCGAGATCGCGGCCGAGACCGTCAAGCCGGTCGATCAGCGCAGGTACGAGCCGATCATCAAGAAGATTCAGCCGCTGGCCGACCAGTCCGAAGACCTGACCGCCCAAACCTACGGCAAGTACCGCATCACCCAGCTCCAGCGGATGATCGAACTGGTCGCCGCGGTCCGCGAAATGCGCGAGCTCAAGGACCGGGCCCTGACCGATGCCGAGCGGATCGCACGCGAGCGAGCGAAGATCACCGTCAAGCCCGCCCCTCCGCCAGACGAGATCGCGGTGCGCGGCGAGATCCGGGTGAGCGGCTTGTACGACGGTTCGTCCAACCGGCCAAAGCGGTGGCGGGTGGTGGATCCGAAGACCGATCGCACCTTGGCCTACATCGAGGTGCCGGCTGGCAGCCCGATCGATCCAGTCCACTACTACGGCAAGTACGTGGGCATCCGGGCCAGCGAACAGCGCTTCCTGCAGAACACGCTCCCGCCGGTGCCCGTTTTCGTGGTTCGGGAAATCACCGTCCAGGACCCCGCCGCCGCGCCGACCAGGTCCACGGTCATGCCCGTGCCGTCGACTTCGGAGCCCACGCGAACCACCATGCGGCCCACAACGGGTGCCGCGAAGTAA
- a CDS encoding glycosyltransferase family 39 protein: MSTESSHHPKHAVAVWASAASVLALALVWRLLGVTSTQVWRDEAITLIHARAPWWELLAKLPWVEDSPSLGFLAFKLWSLVASSELEFRLLPVLAGVATVGVVMATAARIRKGSGWIAGLLSAFSHVLLHYSQEIRSYSFLALATAACFWFAENAARGERGYRSLLLLAVSALLAAHCHVAGLLVCPMVVVYLLVRSEGPARRRLLWWPAPVLWLAAVVPVICLARHWAPIHAADSSWWVPPLTGSRIAGLLEAFFGIDPLRFCDLVGGPPLRRWALFGLERWLIAAPAILAVAGLFLQQTRRQTLALAAAVATYTSLLVIAGTASAPGTAIRTLLPAWIPAVLLMSVGGAAAARRPGRVGLGIVSAALALSYAGVWVGYVCWGPDRRPPDQAPFAWLSERLGPDDMIVTHPALFEDEVVYYLGHNVAGEQLFTTANPVYHGQPPVHRMVPRTLDPHFQERLRAAANTGPRGNGQRGALFVISPIVGREPAMDEALHTLLPDRYTPSASTASAHESGVSIQRYAPATTR; the protein is encoded by the coding sequence ATGTCAACCGAGAGCAGCCATCATCCGAAACACGCCGTCGCGGTGTGGGCGTCGGCGGCTTCCGTGCTTGCCCTCGCCCTCGTGTGGCGCCTCCTCGGCGTCACCAGCACCCAGGTGTGGCGCGATGAAGCCATCACCCTGATTCACGCTCGGGCACCCTGGTGGGAGCTCCTGGCCAAGCTGCCCTGGGTGGAAGATAGTCCCTCGCTGGGTTTCCTGGCGTTCAAGCTCTGGTCGCTCGTGGCCAGTTCCGAACTCGAGTTCCGCCTCCTTCCGGTGCTGGCGGGCGTGGCCACGGTCGGCGTGGTCATGGCGACCGCGGCACGAATCCGAAAGGGAAGCGGGTGGATCGCCGGACTGCTGAGCGCGTTCTCCCACGTCCTCCTTCACTACAGCCAGGAAATCCGATCCTACAGCTTCCTCGCCTTGGCGACAGCGGCATGTTTCTGGTTCGCCGAAAACGCCGCTCGAGGCGAACGCGGCTACCGATCGCTGCTGCTTCTGGCCGTCAGTGCCCTGCTGGCCGCCCACTGCCACGTCGCCGGGCTCCTGGTCTGCCCAATGGTGGTCGTCTACCTCCTGGTCCGATCCGAGGGCCCCGCCCGCCGCCGCCTCCTGTGGTGGCCGGCACCTGTCCTGTGGCTGGCGGCTGTCGTCCCGGTGATCTGCCTCGCCCGTCACTGGGCGCCGATCCATGCCGCAGACAGCAGCTGGTGGGTGCCACCCCTGACTGGCTCACGAATCGCCGGTCTCCTCGAGGCATTCTTCGGAATCGACCCCTTGCGGTTCTGTGATCTGGTCGGCGGGCCACCCCTGAGAAGGTGGGCCCTCTTCGGACTCGAACGCTGGCTGATCGCGGCCCCCGCAATCCTCGCCGTGGCCGGCTTGTTCCTCCAGCAAACCCGCCGCCAGACGCTTGCCTTGGCGGCCGCCGTCGCTACTTACACCAGCCTCCTGGTCATCGCCGGGACCGCAAGCGCGCCCGGAACCGCGATCCGCACTCTGCTGCCCGCCTGGATCCCGGCGGTGTTGCTCATGAGTGTCGGCGGGGCCGCGGCTGCGCGTCGACCGGGGCGAGTCGGCCTGGGCATCGTCAGCGCGGCCCTCGCTTTGAGCTACGCCGGAGTCTGGGTCGGCTACGTCTGCTGGGGACCCGATCGGCGCCCCCCGGACCAAGCCCCCTTCGCGTGGTTGAGCGAACGACTGGGACCGGACGACATGATCGTCACCCATCCGGCTCTGTTCGAGGACGAAGTCGTCTACTACCTTGGCCACAACGTCGCCGGAGAACAGCTGTTCACCACGGCCAACCCGGTCTACCACGGGCAACCCCCGGTGCACCGCATGGTGCCGCGGACCCTCGATCCACACTTCCAGGAGCGTCTTCGGGCCGCCGCCAACACCGGCCCTCGTGGCAACGGTCAACGCGGAGCACTCTTCGTGATCTCGCCGATCGTCGGCCGCGAACCGGCCATGGACGAGGCCCTCCACACCCTCCTGCCGGACCGGTACACCCCGTCCGCGTCGACGGCGTCAGCCCACGAGTCGGGCGTCAGCATCCAGCGCTACGCGCCCGCGACTACTCGGTGA
- a CDS encoding VWA domain-containing protein — MSAYRSVTGLGVVIAAVAAWIPVLPALGDGLIIIERPPMPIIRPGLPPRAAHFPLEVKKHNVECSIRDTVGVTRVDQVFHNPNAHILEGTYMFPLPETAAVQKFSMWMNGKEVHGELLDAEKARATYEEIVRNMRDPALLEYVGSRLYKARVFPIPANGDVRVALEYTETIAVNDGLAVYRYPLNTEKFSAKDLEDVSIVVDLKSELPLKNIYCPSHNATVSRKGDREARIGFEAHMVKPDQDFIIHYQMSRRDFGLSVVSYRPAGEDGYFMARIAPPFDAPVGKTIPKNVCFVFDTSGSMAGDKIMQAKRAMRFCLSSLRPEDRFNVISFATETRLFRDSLIPANRQNVEAAKEEVERVVAAGGTDIHSALREAVKAGTEADKDRPYMIVFMTDGEPTVGERVPEVIQANVKDLNKGRCRLFVFGVGHNLNAKLLDRLADDNRGAREYIDEKEDIEVKVSGFFKKVADPVLSDIELRFGGAEVAEVYPKELPDLFHGGEMVVLGRYRRAGRHDVVIHGQRGKDAVVWEYPSAFADGRTSNDFLPRLWATRKIGYLMDDIRLHGENRELKDEIVRLAKRYAIITPYTSYLVIEDEKQITIAGGRSRGGDALLPELLNRSRRSNERARSEIDAAGSFSRASSGRVAVDASKEALAMRSASPAGGAWGTYGGLGLDAGDKGEGMALMIPAGPGEKEAGTSPVRLIGSKTFYRDGERWVDSEYDAKAETQKVKAFSDAYFKVLGDKPDLGKYLALGSRLVVVLSGTAYEVTE; from the coding sequence ATGTCAGCATATCGAAGCGTTACGGGCTTGGGCGTCGTGATCGCAGCTGTCGCCGCCTGGATACCGGTGTTGCCGGCCCTGGGCGACGGGCTCATCATCATTGAGCGGCCGCCGATGCCGATCATCAGGCCGGGTCTTCCGCCGAGAGCTGCCCACTTTCCCCTGGAGGTCAAGAAGCACAACGTCGAGTGCAGCATCCGCGACACCGTCGGGGTGACGCGTGTGGATCAGGTCTTCCACAACCCGAATGCGCACATCCTCGAGGGCACCTACATGTTTCCGTTGCCGGAGACGGCCGCGGTACAGAAGTTCTCGATGTGGATGAATGGCAAGGAGGTGCATGGCGAGCTGCTGGATGCGGAGAAGGCTCGTGCGACCTACGAGGAGATCGTTCGCAACATGCGCGATCCGGCCCTGCTCGAGTACGTCGGATCCCGATTGTACAAGGCCCGGGTGTTTCCGATCCCGGCCAACGGTGACGTTCGCGTTGCCCTGGAGTATACCGAGACGATCGCGGTGAACGATGGTCTGGCGGTGTACCGTTATCCTCTCAACACCGAGAAGTTCAGTGCCAAGGACCTCGAGGACGTCAGCATCGTGGTGGATCTCAAGAGCGAGTTGCCCCTCAAGAACATCTACTGCCCATCGCACAACGCCACGGTCAGCCGCAAGGGCGACCGCGAGGCGCGCATCGGCTTCGAGGCCCACATGGTCAAGCCTGACCAGGACTTCATCATCCACTATCAGATGAGCCGGAGGGACTTTGGGCTGTCGGTGGTCAGTTACCGCCCGGCGGGCGAGGACGGCTACTTCATGGCGAGGATAGCCCCGCCGTTCGACGCCCCGGTCGGCAAGACGATTCCGAAGAACGTGTGTTTCGTCTTCGACACGTCGGGCAGCATGGCTGGCGACAAGATCATGCAGGCCAAGCGAGCCATGCGTTTCTGCCTGTCAAGTTTGAGGCCGGAGGACCGCTTCAACGTCATTTCCTTCGCCACGGAGACCCGGCTGTTCCGCGACTCGCTCATACCCGCCAACCGGCAGAACGTGGAAGCGGCCAAGGAGGAGGTTGAGCGGGTCGTTGCCGCCGGAGGCACGGACATCCACTCTGCCCTGCGTGAGGCCGTCAAGGCGGGAACCGAGGCTGACAAGGATCGCCCCTACATGATTGTCTTCATGACCGACGGAGAACCAACGGTTGGCGAGCGAGTGCCGGAGGTGATTCAGGCCAACGTGAAGGACCTGAACAAGGGGCGGTGCCGATTGTTTGTCTTTGGGGTTGGGCATAATTTGAACGCCAAGCTGCTGGATCGGCTTGCTGACGACAATCGGGGAGCCCGCGAGTACATCGACGAGAAGGAGGACATCGAGGTCAAGGTTTCGGGCTTCTTCAAGAAGGTCGCTGATCCGGTTCTGAGCGATATCGAGCTGCGGTTCGGCGGTGCCGAGGTAGCCGAGGTGTACCCGAAGGAGCTGCCCGACCTCTTCCATGGCGGGGAGATGGTGGTTTTGGGTCGCTACCGCAGGGCGGGCAGGCACGATGTGGTCATCCACGGCCAGCGGGGCAAGGACGCGGTGGTCTGGGAGTACCCGAGCGCGTTCGCGGACGGGAGGACGTCAAACGACTTCCTGCCGCGGCTGTGGGCCACGAGGAAGATTGGCTACCTGATGGACGATATCCGGCTCCATGGGGAGAACCGGGAACTGAAGGACGAGATCGTTCGGCTCGCCAAGCGCTACGCGATCATTACGCCCTACACGTCGTATCTAGTCATCGAGGACGAGAAGCAGATCACGATCGCGGGCGGGCGAAGCAGAGGGGGCGATGCGTTGTTGCCCGAGCTGCTGAACAGGAGCAGGAGGAGCAACGAGAGAGCGCGATCGGAGATCGATGCGGCCGGTTCGTTCTCGCGCGCGTCCAGCGGGCGAGTCGCTGTCGATGCCTCCAAGGAGGCCTTGGCCATGCGTTCGGCGAGTCCCGCCGGCGGCGCGTGGGGGACCTACGGCGGATTGGGGTTGGACGCCGGCGACAAGGGAGAGGGTATGGCCCTGATGATTCCGGCCGGGCCGGGCGAGAAGGAGGCCGGCACGAGCCCGGTTCGTTTGATCGGAAGCAAGACCTTCTACCGCGACGGGGAGCGGTGGGTCGACAGCGAGTATGATGCCAAGGCCGAGACTCAGAAGGTCAAGGCGTTCAGCGACGCGTACTTCAAGGTGCTGGGCGACAAGCCTGATCTGGGCAAGTATCTGGCTCTGGGCTCGCGTCTGGTGGTCGTGCTGAGCGGCACGGCCTACGAGGTCACCGAGTAG
- a CDS encoding DegT/DnrJ/EryC1/StrS family aminotransferase: protein MLRGIRLLTRVSTRSQEDSEVSKHLAIGGGRPVRTTPFPPWPVYGKPEEQALLRVLHSGKWGRIDGQETATFERRFAEYQNAKHGIAVVNGTVSLRLALIAGGIRAGDEVLVPPFTFLATASAVLEANATPVFVDLEPDTYNIDPALLEKAITPRTKAIIPVHLAGLPADMEAIMAIAERHNLLVIEDAAHAHGAEYKGRRVGAIGHLGSFSFQSSKNLCCGEGGIIVTNDDRLCEACKSAHNCGRVPGGAWYDHHHMGGNYRLGEFQAGILNAQLDRLEEQCRRREENGRYLHERLSRVPGIRPQARGKGETRHGYHLFVFRYDESVFGVPRARFLKALEAEGIPASPGYVVPLHRQPMFTNQDFGPYTAPLDTHPGLDYRKVSLPVCERASSSEGAWLYQSVLLGPRSDMDDIATAFEKIYQHRAELPA, encoded by the coding sequence ATGCTACGGGGAATACGGTTGCTTACCCGCGTTAGCACTCGTTCCCAGGAGGACAGTGAAGTGAGCAAGCATCTGGCGATCGGCGGCGGCAGACCCGTTCGCACCACCCCCTTTCCCCCTTGGCCGGTCTACGGGAAACCCGAAGAGCAGGCCCTCCTCCGCGTCCTGCACAGCGGAAAGTGGGGCAGGATCGACGGGCAAGAGACGGCCACATTCGAACGGCGGTTCGCCGAATACCAGAACGCAAAACACGGCATCGCGGTCGTCAACGGAACCGTGTCTCTTCGCCTCGCCCTCATCGCCGGCGGAATCAGGGCCGGCGACGAGGTCCTCGTTCCACCGTTCACCTTCCTGGCGACCGCCAGCGCGGTCCTCGAGGCCAACGCGACCCCGGTGTTCGTGGATCTGGAACCGGATACCTACAACATCGATCCCGCTCTGCTCGAGAAGGCCATCACCCCGCGTACCAAGGCGATTATTCCCGTGCATCTGGCCGGACTGCCCGCCGATATGGAGGCGATCATGGCCATCGCCGAGCGGCATAACCTGCTGGTGATCGAAGACGCCGCCCACGCCCACGGAGCGGAGTACAAGGGGCGACGAGTCGGCGCCATCGGCCACCTTGGCTCATTCTCATTCCAGTCATCCAAGAATCTCTGCTGCGGCGAGGGGGGGATCATCGTGACCAACGATGATCGACTGTGTGAGGCCTGCAAATCGGCCCACAACTGCGGGCGGGTCCCCGGCGGGGCCTGGTACGATCATCATCACATGGGCGGCAACTACCGCCTCGGCGAGTTCCAGGCGGGTATTCTCAACGCCCAACTCGACCGGCTGGAAGAACAGTGCCGACGACGCGAAGAAAACGGCCGCTACCTGCACGAACGTCTGAGCAGAGTGCCGGGAATCAGGCCCCAGGCCCGCGGCAAGGGCGAGACCCGACACGGTTACCACCTCTTCGTGTTCCGGTATGACGAATCCGTCTTCGGCGTGCCTCGGGCGAGATTCCTGAAGGCCCTGGAAGCCGAAGGCATCCCCGCGTCACCCGGCTACGTCGTGCCACTGCACCGCCAACCGATGTTCACCAACCAGGACTTCGGCCCCTACACCGCTCCCCTTGACACCCATCCCGGCCTTGATTATCGCAAGGTGTCGTTGCCGGTGTGCGAACGCGCCTCATCCTCCGAAGGCGCCTGGCTCTATCAGAGCGTGCTTCTGGGGCCAAGGTCGGATATGGACGATATCGCCACCGCGTTCGAGAAAATCTACCAGCATCGGGCCGAGTTGCCGGCCTAG
- a CDS encoding glycosyltransferase family 39 protein: MTWSARRLPFFLSGPATLVTLAILMHCVGRAAAFCSPVKVDSFVYTVAAYQLYAPGATVACLIPDKPPGQAMLSGWVFHVWPGPPSRVKLLPVESAFLIAGYVAFWLLASRLFGRQTAAAMTLFFVVAQNTYNACDITTDGFNLGENYLVLPVLAAVYAHLVIERPLKRGLLRGLAIGAALAVKQTAATLLVAFVIHDLLTALIAGRPRRNALAGLGTLAGMALVALPLVGFLHAQGWLETHLHDLGRFSGKHLTVMPFECPPWYNISPLLPCLWWLLLGAAAWCCRPRPVDPPQHRSGDWSVTAFVWLWLAIEATSVWAMTKPSTHYYQQLVAPVALAAGLALVGVTRRFADLTRRDRLRLWIWVGATTAGFAIVAALPLAAEASKRVHTFDPKNEVVEFDHWVKTWSPSTAADHLIKDEH, encoded by the coding sequence ATGACTTGGTCGGCCCGGCGGCTGCCTTTCTTCCTGAGCGGACCGGCCACGCTGGTGACCTTGGCGATCCTGATGCACTGTGTCGGCCGGGCGGCCGCTTTCTGCTCCCCGGTCAAGGTGGATAGCTTCGTCTACACGGTGGCCGCCTATCAACTCTACGCCCCCGGCGCCACCGTCGCGTGCCTGATTCCAGACAAGCCCCCCGGCCAGGCCATGCTGAGCGGCTGGGTCTTTCATGTCTGGCCCGGGCCGCCCAGTCGGGTGAAGCTACTTCCCGTCGAATCGGCCTTCCTGATCGCAGGATACGTGGCGTTCTGGCTGCTGGCTTCGCGCCTGTTCGGCCGGCAAACGGCGGCGGCAATGACCCTCTTCTTTGTCGTTGCTCAGAATACCTACAACGCCTGCGACATCACCACCGATGGCTTCAACCTCGGAGAAAACTACCTGGTCCTCCCAGTGCTCGCAGCAGTGTACGCACACCTGGTGATCGAGCGTCCGCTAAAGCGAGGTCTCCTGCGCGGCCTGGCGATCGGGGCAGCCCTGGCGGTGAAGCAGACGGCCGCAACACTCCTCGTGGCGTTCGTGATCCATGATCTCCTGACGGCCCTGATCGCCGGGCGCCCCCGTCGGAATGCCTTGGCCGGCCTCGGGACCTTGGCAGGCATGGCCCTGGTCGCCCTGCCGCTGGTCGGCTTCCTGCACGCCCAAGGCTGGCTGGAAACGCACCTTCATGATCTGGGCCGCTTCTCGGGCAAGCATCTGACCGTGATGCCCTTCGAGTGCCCGCCATGGTACAACATCTCCCCGTTGTTGCCCTGCCTGTGGTGGCTGCTTCTCGGAGCCGCAGCGTGGTGCTGCCGGCCGCGGCCGGTGGACCCGCCGCAGCACAGATCCGGCGACTGGTCGGTGACCGCGTTCGTGTGGCTCTGGCTGGCCATCGAGGCAACCTCGGTCTGGGCAATGACCAAGCCGTCAACCCACTACTACCAGCAACTCGTCGCCCCCGTGGCCCTGGCGGCGGGCCTGGCCCTCGTCGGAGTGACTCGGCGCTTCGCGGATCTGACTCGTCGCGACCGGCTGCGTCTCTGGATCTGGGTGGGCGCGACCACCGCCGGCTTTGCGATCGTGGCTGCTCTCCCCCTCGCGGCGGAGGCATCTAAACGGGTCCATACGTTCGACCCGAAGAACGAGGTGGTCGAGTTCGATCACTGGGTGAAGACATGGTCGCCGAGCACGGCAGCCGATCACCTGATCAAGGACGAGCATTGA
- a CDS encoding aspartate kinase codes for MSIIVQKFGGSSVADAEKIHRAARRAIKAKIEGHKVVIVVSAMGKTTDKLIALALEVNPNPPKREMDMLLATGEQVSISLMAMAIEASGHQAISFTGGQIGLITDSSHTKARIRSIDADRIYRELDEGKIVIVAGFQGVTEEGALTTLGRGGSDTTAVALAAVLKDSVCEIYTDVDGVYSTDPRIVPQARKMKEINYDEMLELASLGAKVMHSRSIEFGKKYHVPIHVRSSLTDTEGTMIVAETKGMEDIVVRGVTLKKDLARVLLMGVPNHPGIASSIFARIARHSIVVDDIIQNIVEKAKAANIGFTTSRADAKEAATVCEEMARDLSIGQVEVEEKLAKVSIVGVGMKTHTGVASRMFAALAEAQINIQNITTSEIVISCIVDEKDGERAIQVLHGAFSLDQPENGRT; via the coding sequence ATGAGCATCATTGTTCAGAAGTTCGGCGGAAGCAGCGTGGCGGACGCGGAGAAGATCCACCGGGCCGCGCGGCGGGCGATCAAAGCGAAGATTGAAGGCCACAAGGTGGTCATCGTGGTCTCGGCGATGGGCAAGACGACGGACAAGCTGATTGCCCTGGCTCTGGAGGTCAATCCGAACCCACCCAAGCGGGAGATGGACATGCTTCTGGCCACGGGCGAGCAGGTTTCGATCTCGCTCATGGCCATGGCCATCGAAGCGTCGGGTCACCAAGCGATCAGCTTCACCGGTGGCCAAATTGGGCTGATCACGGACAGTTCGCACACCAAGGCCCGGATCCGGTCGATCGACGCGGACCGCATCTACCGAGAGCTGGACGAGGGGAAGATCGTCATCGTGGCCGGTTTTCAGGGGGTGACCGAGGAGGGTGCCTTGACCACGCTGGGGCGTGGCGGCTCGGACACGACGGCGGTGGCGCTGGCCGCGGTCTTGAAGGACTCGGTGTGTGAGATCTACACCGACGTTGACGGGGTTTACTCGACCGACCCGCGGATTGTGCCGCAGGCCCGCAAGATGAAGGAGATCAACTACGACGAGATGCTGGAACTGGCCTCGCTCGGGGCCAAGGTGATGCACTCGCGATCGATCGAGTTCGGCAAGAAGTACCACGTGCCGATCCACGTGCGGAGTTCGCTGACTGATACAGAAGGGACCATGATCGTGGCTGAGACGAAGGGTATGGAAGACATCGTCGTTCGCGGGGTGACGCTCAAGAAGGATCTGGCTCGGGTGTTGCTGATGGGCGTGCCCAACCACCCGGGTATCGCCTCGAGCATCTTCGCCCGAATCGCCCGGCACAGCATTGTGGTGGACGACATCATCCAGAACATTGTGGAGAAGGCCAAGGCGGCCAACATCGGCTTCACCACCTCGCGGGCGGACGCCAAGGAAGCCGCCACGGTTTGTGAGGAGATGGCCAGGGATCTGAGCATCGGCCAGGTTGAGGTGGAGGAGAAGCTGGCCAAAGTCAGCATTGTCGGCGTGGGCATGAAGACGCACACCGGCGTCGCCTCGCGCATGTTTGCCGCCCTGGCGGAGGCCCAGATCAACATTCAGAACATCACGACGAGCGAGATCGTCATCAGCTGTATTGTCGACGAGAAGGACGGCGAGCGGGCGATTCAGGTTCTGCACGGGGCCTTCTCGCTGGATCAACCGGAGAATGGTCGAACCTGA
- a CDS encoding cofactor-independent phosphoglycerate mutase, translating into MKYVLVLPDGAADEPNPDLGGRTPLEVARIPHMDWIVTNGRIGTVKTIPKGFTPGSDVATLSVVGYSPEKYYTGRAPLEAAARRIPIGPDDLVFRCNLVTIVDGVMVDFAAGHISQPEAEQLIAELQATLGDDKVSFHSGVSYRHLVKMKEAGWMKVKCTPPHDIPGQPVGGHLPSGKGSEAVRELMERSAAVLGNHKINQVRRDLGENPATSIWLWGQGGSPRLPSFRDRFGVHGIAIAAVDLIRGIAACVGWKLIEVEGATGYLDTNYHGKGEAAVRALDEADFVAVHVEAPDEAGHNGDAAAKIKALERVDEHIVGPVLEKLRTLDAWRILCVPDHPTPVRLKTHTAAPVPFCMAGRGLVPDEATSFSETAAGESDLHIDPGHELMEYFLKSGRES; encoded by the coding sequence ATGAAGTACGTACTGGTTTTACCCGACGGGGCGGCGGATGAGCCGAATCCCGACCTAGGCGGACGGACGCCCCTGGAAGTGGCTCGCATTCCGCACATGGATTGGATCGTGACCAACGGGCGGATCGGCACGGTAAAGACGATCCCGAAGGGTTTCACGCCTGGGAGTGATGTGGCCACGCTGAGCGTCGTGGGGTACAGTCCGGAGAAGTATTACACGGGGCGGGCCCCGCTGGAGGCGGCCGCTCGCCGCATTCCGATCGGACCGGACGATCTGGTCTTTCGCTGCAACCTGGTGACGATCGTGGATGGGGTGATGGTCGATTTTGCCGCCGGGCACATCAGCCAGCCGGAAGCCGAGCAGCTGATCGCCGAGCTGCAGGCGACGCTTGGCGACGACAAGGTGAGCTTCCATTCCGGGGTGAGCTACCGGCACCTGGTGAAGATGAAGGAAGCGGGGTGGATGAAGGTCAAGTGTACGCCGCCGCACGACATCCCGGGCCAGCCGGTTGGGGGGCATCTTCCGAGCGGCAAGGGGAGCGAGGCGGTTCGTGAGTTGATGGAGCGGTCGGCGGCGGTTCTGGGCAACCACAAGATCAACCAGGTCCGCCGCGACCTGGGCGAGAATCCGGCGACGTCGATTTGGTTATGGGGGCAGGGTGGGAGCCCGCGGCTGCCGAGTTTCCGGGATCGGTTCGGTGTTCATGGCATCGCCATTGCCGCGGTGGATCTCATTCGCGGCATTGCGGCGTGCGTCGGTTGGAAGCTGATCGAAGTTGAAGGGGCGACCGGTTATCTGGACACGAACTACCACGGCAAGGGTGAGGCGGCGGTCAGGGCCCTGGACGAGGCGGATTTCGTAGCCGTGCACGTGGAGGCGCCGGACGAAGCGGGGCATAACGGTGATGCTGCGGCCAAGATCAAGGCCCTGGAGCGGGTGGACGAGCACATTGTCGGACCGGTTCTGGAGAAGCTACGGACCTTGGACGCATGGCGGATTCTGTGCGTTCCGGACCATCCTACGCCGGTGCGGCTGAAGACCCATACAGCGGCTCCGGTGCCCTTCTGCATGGCCGGGAGGGGCTTGGTGCCGGACGAGGCGACCAGCTTCTCGGAGACTGCGGCGGGTGAAAGCGATCTGCATATCGACCCCGGCCACGAGCTGATGGAGTATTTTCTCAAATCAGGCCGGGAGAGCTGA